The proteins below are encoded in one region of bacterium:
- a CDS encoding acetamidase/formamidase family protein → MRHELSSEHCIHSFSRRHEPALTVASGDEVLLQTRDCFDNKIPHVPDATSLSHAVAGYGNPATGPVAIAGAEPGMTLRVDLLDIACAPEGLIYASDRHTGLVELLVPHIADGQAQFNRDLSFPLDPMIGVIGVAPALGEIPTTTPGRHGGNMDSTEVKPGGVLYLPITVPGALFALGDVHALQGDGESGGMGIEVAAEVLVRLSLLPRLISPWPLAEWPDHISVLTAAPTLDEAADLAVGAARDLLVEQLGVSDAEGLMLQSLLCDLRVNQIVDPLKGMRVSIPRTLLKQLRF, encoded by the coding sequence ATGCGTCACGAACTGAGCAGCGAGCACTGCATCCACAGCTTCTCGCGCCGGCACGAGCCGGCGCTGACGGTCGCGTCCGGCGACGAGGTGCTGCTGCAGACACGCGACTGCTTTGACAACAAGATCCCCCACGTGCCGGACGCCACGTCTCTCTCGCATGCCGTCGCCGGCTACGGCAACCCCGCCACAGGCCCGGTGGCCATCGCCGGTGCTGAGCCGGGGATGACGCTCCGCGTGGACCTCCTGGACATCGCGTGCGCCCCGGAGGGGCTCATCTATGCCAGCGACCGGCACACTGGCCTGGTGGAGTTGCTCGTGCCGCACATCGCCGACGGCCAGGCGCAGTTCAACCGCGATCTGAGCTTCCCGCTTGACCCGATGATCGGCGTGATCGGCGTCGCCCCCGCCCTGGGCGAGATCCCCACGACGACGCCGGGGCGGCATGGCGGCAACATGGACAGCACGGAGGTCAAGCCGGGGGGCGTGCTGTACCTGCCCATCACGGTGCCCGGCGCGCTCTTCGCCCTCGGCGACGTGCATGCCCTGCAGGGCGACGGCGAGAGTGGCGGCATGGGCATCGAGGTCGCCGCCGAGGTCCTGGTGCGGTTGTCGCTGCTGCCGCGCCTCATCAGCCCCTGGCCGCTGGCGGAGTGGCCCGACCACATCTCGGTGCTGACGGCAGCGCCGACACTCGACGAGGCGGCCGACCTGGCGGTCGGGGCCGCGCGCGACCTGCTGGTCGAGCAACTGGGCGTCAGCGACGCCGAGGGCCTCATGCTGCAGAGCCTGCTGTGCGACCTGCGGGTCAACCAGATCGTGGACCCGCTCAAGGGGATGCGGGTGAGCATCCCGCGAACGCTGCTGAAGCAACTGCGCTTCTGA